TCCAGTTCGTCCTCGCCGCCGAGCAGCCGCAGGCCCAGCGCGTCGGTGTCCAGCAGTGCGCGCAGCCGCATTCTCGTCGCCGCCGTTCTTTGTCTCGAAATCTACGATGGGGGAAGGGTCCGGTGAGTGCGGAGCGGCCCGTGCCGTCTCCGGGGCTGTGTCCCAGGTCACGTGGGCTGTGTCGAACGTTTCCGCAGGAAAACATGGAGGTTACTGAGGTCCTCCGTTCATATGAATCTACAAGATGACGGCCCCGACCAGCCAACTCCTTCATGGTTTCCGTGACTGACCCCGTCGGAGTACGCCGCTGTGTACTGGCTCCACTCCACGTGAACAGCACATGAACGAGCCGGGCCCGCCGCACACGATCTGGCTTGATCCATACGACCCTCAAGACGAAGAAGAGAGCCGGTCATGGACTTCCTTCGCCCCGCCAGCTGGGAGGAGGCGCTCGCCGCCAAGGCCGAGCACCCCACCGCTGTGCCCATCGCGGGCGGCACCGACGTGATGGTCGAGATCAACTTCGACCATCGGCGGCCCGAGTACCTGCTCGACCTGAACCGCGTCGGCGACCTCACCGAGTGGGAGGTCGGTGAGGACACCGTGCGGCTCGGTGCCTCCGTGCCGTACACCCGGATCATGGAGGACCTGCGCGGCGAGCTCCCGGGCCTGGCCCTCGCCTCGCACACCGTGGCCTCCCCGCAGATCCGCAACCGCGGCGGCGTCGGCGGCAACCTCGGTACCGCCTCCCCGGCCGGTGACGCCCACCCCGCCCTCCTCGCGGCCGGCGCCGAGGTCGAGGTCGAGTCGGTGCGCGGATCGCGGCTCATCCCGATCGACGAGTTCTACACCGGCGTGAAGCGCAACGCGCTGGCGGCCGACGAGCTCATCCGCGCCGTGCACATCAAGAAGGCCGATGGGCCCCAGCAGTACTCCAAGGTCGGCACGCGCAACGCCATGGTCATCGCCGTGTGCGCCTTCGGGCTCGCCCTGCACCCCGAGACGCGGACCGTGCGGACGGGGATCGGCTCGGCCGCTCCCACACCCGTTCGGGCCAGGACCGCCGAGGAGTTTCTGAACGCGGCTCTGGAAGAGGGCGGGTTCTGGGACAACGGCAAGATCATCACCCCTTCGGTCGCCAAGCAGTTCGCGGATCTCTGCGCCGCCTCCTGCAACCCGATCGACGACGTCCGGGGCACGGCGAGCTACCGCCGCCACGCGGTCGGCATCATGGCCCGCCGCACACTGACCTGGACCTGGGAGTCGTACCGCGGCACCGCCGCCACCACGGAGGGAGCTGCGTAATGCGTGTCAACTTCACTGTCAATGGACGCCCGCAGGAAGCCGACGACGTGTGGGAGGGCGAGTCCCTGCTGTACGTGCTGCGCGAGCGGCTCGGGCTGCCCGGTTCGAAGAACGCCTGCGAGCAGGGTGAGTGCGGCTCCTGCACGGTCCGGCTGGACGGCGTCCCGGTGTGCTCGTGCCTCGTCGCCGCCGGGCAGGTCGAGGGGCGCGAGGTCGTGACCGTCGAGGGGCTCGCGGACTACGCGAAGCAGCGGTCGTGCGGTCACCAGGCGTCGGAGGGGCACGACTCCCACACCGGCGAGGGCACCGAACTCTCGCCCGTCCAGCAGGCGTTCATCGACGCCGGGGCCGT
This portion of the Streptomyces canus genome encodes:
- a CDS encoding (2Fe-2S)-binding protein, with the protein product MRVNFTVNGRPQEADDVWEGESLLYVLRERLGLPGSKNACEQGECGSCTVRLDGVPVCSCLVAAGQVEGREVVTVEGLADYAKQRSCGHQASEGHDSHTGEGTELSPVQQAFIDAGAVQCGFCTPGLLVAADEMLERNSNPSDADIREALSGNLCRCTGYEKIMDAVRLAAARQGEAV
- a CDS encoding FAD binding domain-containing protein: MDFLRPASWEEALAAKAEHPTAVPIAGGTDVMVEINFDHRRPEYLLDLNRVGDLTEWEVGEDTVRLGASVPYTRIMEDLRGELPGLALASHTVASPQIRNRGGVGGNLGTASPAGDAHPALLAAGAEVEVESVRGSRLIPIDEFYTGVKRNALAADELIRAVHIKKADGPQQYSKVGTRNAMVIAVCAFGLALHPETRTVRTGIGSAAPTPVRARTAEEFLNAALEEGGFWDNGKIITPSVAKQFADLCAASCNPIDDVRGTASYRRHAVGIMARRTLTWTWESYRGTAATTEGAA